A stretch of the Arachis stenosperma cultivar V10309 chromosome 6, arast.V10309.gnm1.PFL2, whole genome shotgun sequence genome encodes the following:
- the LOC130935863 gene encoding uncharacterized protein LOC130935863 isoform X1 → MPLWLPSLPADVSVSAILSSVAAATVTAASFFSIYKSHLRPHKENLITLHQEQPKRNPRGKILFVSRIGFSTAETVAKRLCDLLESKGLVLEVVDARTYDPEDLPKENLILLLHSTSHNQPPLPFADNSKGAKDFASWLVDNAESFEIGAVVVKTCSFTAFVVGKRDGKNLMAKAVNHIRDLDHVQYGSDFEEWWGSIVATVSGEVANGMCMESEPELQDDAGCCDPKRIYILVENLYDGFRSTTYSRRMLTISEANSMKNGTVDLEDGGPVTVEWPLPHGGTSDYRLPLSEEYCCSVGLSLFFLLDMYEAIGRKRDFDDNAENMWCLKYDGHTWIWSLCRTIFFPHQLRPIIIPYDGKLCFIGDNLWVDIYNLKSEFWEKREVPASVHLNPHSYFLWETLIVLYCVDDENQWLMSYDLNANIWSPIECNFPPVRACKADRKLVRLGCSDFLLIIDIVSIWLIYDLSKKKLVAVVHVNDFDETWMVSNVFCCHHTSKESLIYVLISTDAMDIRMDVELLNQYITFVPYAKVKLQTEGNFSAKVESKGNLNVGPHMKYYAFVAVDQDIKGKTTVT, encoded by the exons ATGCCCCTTTGGTTGCCTTCGTTACCGGCGGATGTATCGGTATCCGCTATCCTGTCCAGCGTGGCCGCCGCCACGGTCACTGCCGCATCCTTCTTCTCAATCTACAAGTCTCACCTCCGCCCGCACAAAGAGAATCTCATAACACTCCATCAAGAGCAACCCAAACGCAATCCTCGTGGCAAGATCCTGTTCGTTTCGCGAATCGGATTTTCAACTGCAGAAACCGTAGCGAAGCGCCTCTGCGATTTGTTAGAGTCGAAAGGCCTCGTTTTGGAGGTCGTAGATGCTCGGACTTACGATCCCGAAGACCTACCCAAGGAGAacctcatcctcctccttcattCAACTTCGCATAACCAACCTCCCCTACCGTTCGCCGACAACAGCAAAGGAGCAAAGGACTTCGCCAGTTGGCTCGTGGATAACGCGGAGAGCTTTGAGATCGGAGCGGTTGTTGTGAAGACTTGCAGTTTCACTGCATTTGTGGTGGGCAAAAGGGATGGTAAGAATTTGATGGCTAAGGCCGTCAATCATATTAGGGATTTGGATCATGTTCAATACGGTTCTGATTTTGAAGAGTGGTGGGGAAGTATTGTTGCCACGGTTTCGGGAGAAGTTGCTAATGGCATGTGCATGGAATCTGAACCTGAG TTACAGGATGATGCTGGTTGTTGTGATCCAAAACGCATATATATCTTGGTGGAAAATCTGTATGATGGATTTAGAAGTACAACCTACAGTCGCAGGATGTTAACTATCAGTGAGGCCAACTCCATGAAGAATGGAACTGTTGATCTTGAAGACGGAGGTCCTGTAACTGTCGAATGGCCTCTTCCACATGGTGGAACAAGCGATTATCGTTTACCATTATCTGAAGAATATTGTTGTTCCGTTGGTCTCAGCTTGTTCTTTCTTCTTGACATGTATGAGGCTATTGGAAGAAAACGGGATTTTGATGACAACGCTGAAAACATGTGGTGCCTCAAGTATGATGGTCATACTTGGATTTGGAGTTTATGCAGAACCATCTTTTTCCCCCACCAATTGCGCCCCATAATAATTCCATACGATGGCAAATTGTGCTTCATTGGTGATAATTTATGGGTTGATATCTACAACCTAAAATCAGAATTTTGGGAAAAGAGGGAAGTGCCCGCTAGCGTGCACTTGAATCCTCACTCTTACTTTTTGTGGGAAACCCTCATTGTGTTGTATTGTGTTGATGATGAGAATCAATGGCTCATGTCATATGATTTGAATGCCAACATTTGGAGCCCCATTGAGTGCAATTTTCCGCCGGTTCGTGCTTGCAAAGCTGATAGGAAACTCGTTCGTTTGGGTTGCAGTgattttcttcttattattgATATTGTATCTATTTGGTTAATCTATGACTTGTCTAAGAAGAAACTCGTGGCAGTTGTGCATGTGAATGATTTTGATGAGACGTGGATGGTGTCTAACGTTTTTTGTTGTCACCACACAAGCAAAGAAAGTCTGATCTATGTCTTAATTAGTACAGATGCAATGGATATTAGAATGGATGTTGAGCTTCTAAATCAGTATATTACCTTTGTTCCTTATGCCAAAGTCAAGCTCCAAACGGAGGGTAATTTTTCTGCTAAGGTTGAATCTAAGGGTAATCTTAACGTTGGTCCCCATATGAAGTACTATGC GTTTGTTGCTGTAGACCAAGACATTAAAGGGAAGACTACCGTAACATAA
- the LOC130935863 gene encoding uncharacterized protein LOC130935863 isoform X2 codes for MPLWLPSLPADVSVSAILSSVAAATVTAASFFSIYKSHLRPHKENLITLHQEQPKRNPRGKILFVSRIGFSTAETVAKRLCDLLESKGLVLEVVDARTYDPEDLPKENLILLLHSTSHNQPPLPFADNSKGAKDFASWLVDNAESFEIGAVVVKTCSFTAFVVGKRDGKNLMAKAVNHIRDLDHVQYGSDFEEWWGSIVATVSGEVANGMCMESEPEDDAGCCDPKRIYILVENLYDGFRSTTYSRRMLTISEANSMKNGTVDLEDGGPVTVEWPLPHGGTSDYRLPLSEEYCCSVGLSLFFLLDMYEAIGRKRDFDDNAENMWCLKYDGHTWIWSLCRTIFFPHQLRPIIIPYDGKLCFIGDNLWVDIYNLKSEFWEKREVPASVHLNPHSYFLWETLIVLYCVDDENQWLMSYDLNANIWSPIECNFPPVRACKADRKLVRLGCSDFLLIIDIVSIWLIYDLSKKKLVAVVHVNDFDETWMVSNVFCCHHTSKESLIYVLISTDAMDIRMDVELLNQYITFVPYAKVKLQTEGNFSAKVESKGNLNVGPHMKYYAFVAVDQDIKGKTTVT; via the exons ATGCCCCTTTGGTTGCCTTCGTTACCGGCGGATGTATCGGTATCCGCTATCCTGTCCAGCGTGGCCGCCGCCACGGTCACTGCCGCATCCTTCTTCTCAATCTACAAGTCTCACCTCCGCCCGCACAAAGAGAATCTCATAACACTCCATCAAGAGCAACCCAAACGCAATCCTCGTGGCAAGATCCTGTTCGTTTCGCGAATCGGATTTTCAACTGCAGAAACCGTAGCGAAGCGCCTCTGCGATTTGTTAGAGTCGAAAGGCCTCGTTTTGGAGGTCGTAGATGCTCGGACTTACGATCCCGAAGACCTACCCAAGGAGAacctcatcctcctccttcattCAACTTCGCATAACCAACCTCCCCTACCGTTCGCCGACAACAGCAAAGGAGCAAAGGACTTCGCCAGTTGGCTCGTGGATAACGCGGAGAGCTTTGAGATCGGAGCGGTTGTTGTGAAGACTTGCAGTTTCACTGCATTTGTGGTGGGCAAAAGGGATGGTAAGAATTTGATGGCTAAGGCCGTCAATCATATTAGGGATTTGGATCATGTTCAATACGGTTCTGATTTTGAAGAGTGGTGGGGAAGTATTGTTGCCACGGTTTCGGGAGAAGTTGCTAATGGCATGTGCATGGAATCTGAACCTGAG GATGATGCTGGTTGTTGTGATCCAAAACGCATATATATCTTGGTGGAAAATCTGTATGATGGATTTAGAAGTACAACCTACAGTCGCAGGATGTTAACTATCAGTGAGGCCAACTCCATGAAGAATGGAACTGTTGATCTTGAAGACGGAGGTCCTGTAACTGTCGAATGGCCTCTTCCACATGGTGGAACAAGCGATTATCGTTTACCATTATCTGAAGAATATTGTTGTTCCGTTGGTCTCAGCTTGTTCTTTCTTCTTGACATGTATGAGGCTATTGGAAGAAAACGGGATTTTGATGACAACGCTGAAAACATGTGGTGCCTCAAGTATGATGGTCATACTTGGATTTGGAGTTTATGCAGAACCATCTTTTTCCCCCACCAATTGCGCCCCATAATAATTCCATACGATGGCAAATTGTGCTTCATTGGTGATAATTTATGGGTTGATATCTACAACCTAAAATCAGAATTTTGGGAAAAGAGGGAAGTGCCCGCTAGCGTGCACTTGAATCCTCACTCTTACTTTTTGTGGGAAACCCTCATTGTGTTGTATTGTGTTGATGATGAGAATCAATGGCTCATGTCATATGATTTGAATGCCAACATTTGGAGCCCCATTGAGTGCAATTTTCCGCCGGTTCGTGCTTGCAAAGCTGATAGGAAACTCGTTCGTTTGGGTTGCAGTgattttcttcttattattgATATTGTATCTATTTGGTTAATCTATGACTTGTCTAAGAAGAAACTCGTGGCAGTTGTGCATGTGAATGATTTTGATGAGACGTGGATGGTGTCTAACGTTTTTTGTTGTCACCACACAAGCAAAGAAAGTCTGATCTATGTCTTAATTAGTACAGATGCAATGGATATTAGAATGGATGTTGAGCTTCTAAATCAGTATATTACCTTTGTTCCTTATGCCAAAGTCAAGCTCCAAACGGAGGGTAATTTTTCTGCTAAGGTTGAATCTAAGGGTAATCTTAACGTTGGTCCCCATATGAAGTACTATGC GTTTGTTGCTGTAGACCAAGACATTAAAGGGAAGACTACCGTAACATAA